In Acidobacteriota bacterium, a single genomic region encodes these proteins:
- the pilM gene encoding type IV pilus assembly protein PilM, whose amino-acid sequence MKIVGLKPGKKNEFELVHLGLEQLAPDTIVDGAIMAKLPVAEAINRIYNLQGIKVNNVATSISGHSVIVKKVNLPAQSPEELSESIMWEAEQYIPFDISDVNVDYEILKSVPGTGTIEVLLVAVKKEKISDHTSVINLAGKVPSIVDIDAFALLTSYVYNYQPTGQTVTALLNIGASITNLCIAKGAELLFTRDISIGGNQYTDFLQKGLSISFEEAEKVKRGAAVGGVNEAEVHRIMDSVSEIIELEIQKTFDFFKATTTTDRIDRMILSGGAARTRGLSEHLSQKFEVPVEIFNAFKRITYNPQKFDSSFINDISPRVAIAVGLAMRNTEDKW is encoded by the coding sequence GTGAAGATTGTTGGACTAAAACCCGGCAAAAAGAACGAGTTTGAATTGGTGCACCTTGGATTGGAGCAGCTGGCGCCTGACACGATTGTGGACGGCGCCATCATGGCCAAACTTCCGGTTGCCGAAGCCATCAACCGAATCTACAACTTGCAGGGGATCAAGGTCAATAATGTCGCCACATCGATCTCCGGCCACTCCGTCATCGTCAAGAAAGTCAACCTCCCCGCCCAAAGCCCCGAGGAACTGTCCGAATCCATCATGTGGGAAGCGGAACAGTACATCCCGTTCGATATTTCCGATGTCAACGTAGACTATGAAATTCTCAAAAGCGTACCGGGCACCGGAACAATCGAGGTGCTCCTGGTCGCGGTCAAGAAGGAGAAGATTTCCGATCACACCAGCGTGATCAACCTGGCGGGCAAGGTGCCGTCCATCGTGGATATCGATGCGTTCGCGCTGCTCACCTCCTATGTCTACAACTACCAGCCGACGGGGCAGACGGTCACGGCACTTCTCAATATCGGCGCCAGCATCACCAACCTGTGCATCGCCAAGGGCGCCGAGCTCCTGTTCACGCGCGACATTTCCATCGGCGGCAACCAGTACACGGACTTTCTCCAAAAAGGCCTCAGCATCAGCTTCGAAGAAGCGGAGAAGGTGAAGCGGGGCGCCGCCGTGGGCGGTGTGAACGAGGCCGAAGTCCATCGGATCATGGACTCGGTCTCCGAGATCATCGAACTGGAGATCCAGAAAACCTTTGACTTCTTCAAGGCCACCACCACCACTGACCGCATCGACCGGATGATCCTGAGCGGCGGCGCGGCCCGCACCCGCGGTCTGTCGGAGCATTTGTCTCAGAAATTCGAAGTTCCGGTCGAGATCTTCAATGCGTTCAAGCGGATCACATACAATCCTCAGAAATTCGATTCATCGTTTATTAACGATATTTCTCCACGAGTTGCCATCGCCGTCGGATTGGCAATGAGAAATACGGAGGACAAATGGTAA
- a CDS encoding orotate phosphoribosyltransferase, whose protein sequence is MEQADVLNVLRDSGAFLSGHFKLSSGLHSGHYLQCAALFRFPRPSADLCTDLVKQIRTAGIAFDCVISPALGGVLMGYEVARQANVPNIFAERDAGNAMALRRGFAIEAGQRTLVVEDVITTGGSVKEVKALVQAAGGIVAAVGAIADRSRGKADFGVPFFSLVQLDFPTYEQSQCPLCAAGVPVEKPGSKK, encoded by the coding sequence ATGGAGCAGGCGGATGTTCTCAATGTGTTGCGGGATTCGGGCGCATTTCTCTCCGGCCATTTCAAATTGAGCTCCGGATTGCACAGCGGCCACTACCTTCAATGTGCGGCGCTGTTTCGATTTCCCAGACCATCGGCGGATTTGTGTACGGATCTGGTGAAACAGATCCGGACGGCGGGCATTGCGTTTGATTGTGTCATCTCACCGGCACTGGGCGGTGTGTTGATGGGCTACGAGGTGGCGCGCCAGGCCAACGTGCCCAATATCTTTGCCGAGCGCGACGCCGGCAATGCCATGGCCCTGCGCCGGGGGTTCGCCATCGAAGCGGGACAGCGCACCCTGGTGGTCGAGGATGTCATCACGACCGGCGGATCCGTCAAAGAGGTAAAGGCGTTGGTGCAAGCCGCCGGGGGCATCGTGGCGGCAGTGGGCGCCATCGCTGATCGAAGCCGCGGCAAGGCTGATTTTGGAGTCCCTTTCTTCTCGCTGGTCCAACTGGACTTCCCAACCTACGAACAGAGCCAGTGCCCGCTCTGCGCGGCCGGCGTGCCGGTGGAAAAACCAGGCAGCAAGAAATAA
- the accC gene encoding acetyl-CoA carboxylase biotin carboxylase subunit produces the protein MFRKVLIANRGEIAVRVITACRELGIETVAVYSDVDAGSLHVRLADEKVCIGPARSDRSYLNIPAIISAAEITNVDAIHPGYGFLAENARFAEICESCNIKFVGPSAPAIALMGDKAAARRRMAEAGLPVVPGSDGLLPDAGAARRLAETIGYPVILKATAGGGGKGMRIVRSADEMDNLFALASGEAAAAFANAGLYVEKYIENPRHIEFQILADRYNHVIHAGERECSIQRRHQKLIEEAPSPLLRADQRRTIGEQVTRAVAAMGYESAGTVEFIVDAEGRFYFMEMNTRIQVEHPVTEMISGLDLIQQQLRIAAGEPLGLAQRRVRFSGHSIECRINAEDPRSFRPCPGLITGWCPPGGPGVRVDTFVSAGYRILPYYDSLIAKLIVWGCDRQKARVRMLRALEQFVVEGVQTTIPLLQKVLRDDDFIRGDYDTHFLERLLPRWS, from the coding sequence ATGTTCCGAAAAGTGCTGATAGCCAACCGGGGCGAGATCGCCGTCCGGGTGATCACCGCTTGCCGCGAACTCGGGATCGAAACCGTGGCTGTCTACTCGGATGTGGACGCCGGCTCTCTGCACGTCCGCCTGGCCGATGAGAAGGTGTGCATCGGGCCCGCGCGCAGCGACCGCAGCTATCTCAACATCCCAGCCATCATCAGCGCCGCCGAGATCACCAACGTCGACGCCATCCACCCAGGCTACGGCTTTCTGGCGGAAAACGCCCGGTTCGCCGAAATCTGCGAATCTTGCAACATCAAGTTTGTGGGACCGTCCGCTCCGGCGATCGCCCTGATGGGCGACAAGGCAGCAGCCCGCCGGCGGATGGCCGAAGCCGGGCTGCCCGTCGTTCCCGGCAGCGACGGGCTCCTGCCGGATGCCGGAGCCGCCCGCCGGCTGGCCGAAACCATCGGCTACCCGGTCATCCTCAAGGCCACCGCGGGCGGTGGCGGCAAGGGCATGCGCATCGTCCGCTCGGCGGATGAGATGGACAACCTGTTCGCGCTCGCCTCGGGCGAAGCCGCCGCCGCTTTCGCCAATGCCGGCCTGTATGTGGAAAAATACATCGAAAATCCCCGCCACATCGAATTTCAGATCCTGGCGGACCGGTACAACCATGTGATCCACGCGGGCGAGCGGGAGTGCTCCATCCAGCGGCGCCACCAGAAGCTGATCGAGGAGGCGCCCTCACCTCTGCTCCGCGCCGACCAGCGCCGCACGATCGGCGAGCAGGTGACTCGGGCTGTCGCGGCCATGGGATACGAGAGCGCCGGAACCGTCGAATTCATCGTCGACGCCGAGGGCCGATTCTACTTCATGGAGATGAACACGCGGATCCAGGTGGAACACCCCGTCACGGAAATGATCAGCGGCTTGGATCTCATCCAGCAGCAACTGCGTATCGCCGCCGGCGAGCCGTTGGGGCTGGCTCAGCGCCGTGTCCGCTTCTCCGGCCACAGCATCGAGTGCCGGATCAACGCCGAAGATCCGCGAAGTTTCCGGCCCTGCCCGGGCCTGATCACCGGCTGGTGTCCGCCCGGCGGGCCGGGTGTCCGGGTCGACACCTTCGTTTCCGCCGGCTACCGGATTCTGCCCTACTATGACAGCCTCATCGCTAAGCTGATTGTCTGGGGCTGCGACCGGCAGAAAGCGCGCGTACGCATGCTCCGGGCCCTGGAGCAATTTGTGGTGGAGGGCGTGCAAACGACCATCCCTCTCCTCCAAAAAGTGTTGCGGGATGACGATTTCATCCGCGGCGATTACGACACGCATTTTCTGGAGCGGCTGCTGCCTCGCTGGTCCTGA
- a CDS encoding sodium-dependent transporter — protein MDGGLSIWGWCFLTAGWGSIFALTAFCVIRLFRARRRQPETTAGPQRDYWASRIGMILAMAGNAIGLGNFLRFPVQAASNGGGAYLIPYFCAFLLLGIPMMWMEWAIGRMGGQHGHGSTPGMFALLWRRPAAKYLGALGVFLPLVVVVYYNVIESWTLAYTWFSATGRYFGYASRKAMGQFLRGFQGAESNAFFQSPATLIVFLVITLGINFIFLYRGISRGIEVLAKYGMPLLFVFAVVLAIRVLFLGTPDPAHPDCNVASGLGFMWNPDFSRLGDASVWLAAAGQIFFTTGISMGIMTTYASYIRRDADLTLNGLATATTNEFVEVILGGTIAIPAAVAFFGLVETQEIARQGAYDLGFQALPVIFQQLPLGELFGAAWFLLLFIAGITSSAALTQPAIALLQDDLGWSRRRAVLVVFGVLFVSATLVVLYFRYGFLDELDFWAGTFGLVVLGASESILFSWVYGIRRGWEEITRGAELRVPQVFKFVMKYITPIYLLIILGVWLVQDAMPKLVMQGVPTERQPYLWGARALLFIIALLTLVIIRFAWSRRVRHEAEGTASR, from the coding sequence ATGGACGGCGGCTTGAGCATTTGGGGCTGGTGCTTCCTGACGGCCGGATGGGGGAGCATCTTCGCCCTCACCGCATTCTGCGTGATCCGGTTGTTCCGTGCGCGCCGACGGCAGCCGGAGACGACGGCGGGCCCCCAGCGGGACTACTGGGCCTCGCGGATCGGGATGATCCTGGCCATGGCCGGCAATGCCATCGGTCTGGGCAATTTTCTGCGTTTTCCGGTCCAAGCCGCCTCCAACGGCGGCGGGGCCTACCTGATCCCGTACTTCTGCGCGTTCCTCCTGCTGGGCATCCCGATGATGTGGATGGAATGGGCGATTGGCCGGATGGGCGGCCAGCACGGGCACGGATCCACCCCCGGCATGTTCGCCCTGCTGTGGCGTCGTCCCGCCGCAAAATATCTCGGCGCACTGGGCGTCTTCCTGCCGCTGGTCGTGGTGGTCTATTACAACGTGATCGAATCGTGGACTCTGGCGTACACATGGTTCTCCGCCACCGGCCGGTATTTCGGCTACGCCTCCCGCAAAGCGATGGGCCAGTTCCTGCGGGGCTTTCAGGGCGCCGAGAGCAACGCGTTCTTCCAGTCGCCCGCAACCCTGATCGTCTTTCTGGTCATCACTCTGGGCATCAATTTCATTTTCCTCTATCGCGGCATCTCCCGCGGCATCGAGGTGCTGGCCAAGTACGGCATGCCCCTGCTGTTCGTGTTCGCCGTGGTGCTCGCCATCCGGGTACTGTTCCTGGGCACTCCCGATCCCGCTCACCCGGACTGCAACGTGGCCAGCGGGCTGGGCTTCATGTGGAATCCCGATTTCAGCCGCCTCGGTGATGCGTCCGTGTGGCTGGCCGCCGCCGGCCAGATTTTTTTCACCACCGGAATCAGCATGGGGATCATGACCACTTACGCGTCGTACATCCGCCGCGATGCCGATCTCACCTTGAACGGACTGGCCACCGCCACCACAAACGAATTCGTCGAAGTCATCCTCGGCGGCACCATCGCCATCCCCGCCGCCGTCGCTTTCTTCGGTCTGGTCGAAACACAGGAAATCGCCCGCCAGGGCGCCTACGACCTGGGTTTCCAGGCACTGCCGGTCATCTTCCAGCAACTGCCGCTGGGCGAACTGTTCGGCGCCGCCTGGTTCCTGCTCCTGTTCATCGCGGGGATCACTTCATCGGCCGCGCTGACCCAGCCCGCGATCGCCCTGCTGCAGGATGACCTGGGTTGGAGCCGCCGGCGGGCGGTGCTGGTGGTCTTCGGCGTGTTGTTTGTCTCCGCCACGCTGGTGGTGCTCTATTTCCGCTACGGATTCCTGGACGAACTGGATTTCTGGGCCGGGACCTTCGGCCTGGTGGTGCTCGGGGCCAGCGAGAGCATCCTGTTCAGTTGGGTGTACGGCATCCGCCGGGGTTGGGAGGAGATCACCCGCGGAGCCGAACTCCGCGTTCCGCAGGTATTCAAATTTGTCATGAAATACATCACCCCGATCTACCTGCTGATCATCCTGGGCGTCTGGCTGGTCCAGGACGCGATGCCCAAACTGGTCATGCAGGGCGTTCCCACGGAGCGCCAGCCTTACCTCTGGGGCGCCCGGGCGCTGCTTTTCATCATCGCCCTACTGACCCTGGTGATCATCCGGTTCGCCTGGTCTCGACGGGTCCGGCATGAGGCCGAAGGGACCGCGTCCCGGTAG
- the pilO gene encoding type 4a pilus biogenesis protein PilO, whose amino-acid sequence MAKTGEKKGGTPMLLQIALVIMIIALSFFVLKMYVFDKMNDELSKLDVQIAELDLKVKKAQAFQQKKALNEQIYNSRLAELEREKKILPKERETDELVRRLENLAHESRDLKITLFRPDKPVDHEFYYEWPITINCEASYSSIGQFFEQVANFDRILNVYNLKLESTAQGSDARPTLKAGFIASTFVYTGDATEKIQ is encoded by the coding sequence ATGGCTAAAACAGGTGAAAAGAAGGGCGGAACGCCCATGCTTTTGCAGATCGCTCTGGTGATCATGATCATCGCGCTGAGTTTTTTCGTCTTGAAAATGTACGTGTTCGACAAGATGAACGACGAACTCAGCAAGCTGGACGTCCAGATCGCTGAGCTGGATCTGAAAGTCAAGAAAGCCCAGGCTTTCCAACAGAAAAAGGCGCTCAATGAGCAAATCTACAATTCGCGGCTGGCCGAACTGGAGCGCGAAAAGAAGATCCTGCCGAAAGAGCGCGAAACGGATGAACTGGTTCGGCGCCTGGAGAATTTGGCCCATGAATCCCGGGACCTGAAGATCACCCTGTTCCGGCCTGACAAGCCCGTTGATCACGAGTTTTACTACGAGTGGCCCATCACCATCAATTGCGAGGCCAGCTATAGTTCCATCGGGCAATTTTTCGAACAGGTGGCGAACTTTGACCGGATCTTGAACGTGTACAACCTCAAGCTTGAATCCACCGCTCAGGGCTCCGATGCCCGCCCCACTCTCAAAGCGGGTTTCATCGCCAGCACATTCGTGTACACCGGCGATGCCACTGAGAAAATCCAGTAG
- the accB gene encoding acetyl-CoA carboxylase biotin carboxyl carrier protein codes for MELKELKEILKMISISQFEEFELKNGEFYLRTRRGDNRPTTAPAPPANAPAPVAVAAPSAPLTATPGTDAAPIDAKAHLVSSPLIGTFYRSPSPGAEPFVQPGDRVKPGTVLCIVEAMKIMNEIECDVAGVVEKVWVENGEPVEYGERLFTVRLD; via the coding sequence GTGGAACTGAAAGAGTTGAAAGAAATATTGAAGATGATTTCAATCAGCCAGTTCGAGGAATTTGAACTGAAGAATGGCGAGTTCTACCTGCGCACGCGCCGCGGCGACAACCGGCCCACGACGGCCCCCGCACCCCCGGCGAATGCTCCGGCGCCGGTCGCGGTCGCGGCACCCTCCGCCCCACTGACGGCGACTCCCGGAACCGATGCGGCACCGATCGACGCCAAGGCCCACCTGGTCAGCTCACCGCTCATCGGCACGTTCTACCGGTCCCCCAGCCCGGGAGCCGAACCGTTCGTCCAGCCCGGCGATCGGGTCAAACCCGGAACCGTGCTCTGCATCGTTGAAGCGATGAAGATCATGAACGAGATCGAATGCGACGTCGCCGGTGTTGTCGAGAAGGTCTGGGTGGAGAACGGCGAGCCGGTCGAGTACGGCGAGCGTCTCTTCACCGTCCGTCTGGACTGA
- the truA gene encoding tRNA pseudouridine(38-40) synthase TruA, with protein MPNYRLDIAYVGTRYAGWQIQPERQTIQGIVQAALALLYGEQIHLVGSGRTDAGAHAMGQVASFRAPARLPEERLPLILNSRLPADIRVLRATRVPASFHAQRSALSKLYRYQVFNGRILDPFQEPFYHRVFQTLDVAAMAEAAGGFLGRHDFTSFCAHADAEADHVREVYRCSITRRGPRITFEVEANGFLHHMVRNMVGTLLEAGQGKRTPADIPVILAARDRRCAGPTAPACGLFLVRVWYRRRSSGTRPECD; from the coding sequence GTGCCGAACTACCGACTGGACATCGCATATGTGGGAACCCGCTACGCAGGCTGGCAAATCCAGCCGGAGCGGCAGACCATCCAGGGGATCGTGCAGGCAGCGCTGGCATTGCTCTACGGAGAGCAAATCCACCTTGTCGGCTCGGGACGCACCGACGCCGGCGCCCATGCCATGGGACAGGTGGCCAGCTTTCGGGCCCCGGCCAGACTTCCCGAAGAGCGCTTGCCGCTGATCCTGAACAGCCGCCTCCCCGCCGACATTCGGGTGCTGCGGGCGACCCGGGTACCCGCCTCCTTCCACGCCCAGCGGTCGGCTCTTTCCAAGTTGTATCGGTATCAGGTGTTCAACGGCCGCATTCTCGATCCTTTCCAGGAACCCTTCTACCACCGGGTGTTCCAGACGCTAGATGTAGCCGCGATGGCCGAGGCTGCCGGCGGCTTTCTGGGACGCCACGACTTCACTTCGTTCTGCGCCCACGCCGACGCCGAGGCGGATCATGTCCGGGAAGTGTACCGGTGTTCGATCACCAGGCGGGGGCCGCGGATCACCTTTGAGGTCGAGGCCAACGGATTTCTGCACCATATGGTTCGGAACATGGTGGGCACGCTGCTCGAGGCAGGGCAGGGGAAACGAACCCCGGCGGACATCCCCGTGATCCTCGCCGCCAGGGACCGCCGGTGCGCGGGACCCACCGCCCCGGCTTGCGGCCTGTTCCTGGTCCGCGTCTGGTACCGCCGGCGGTCAAGCGGAACCCGGCCGGAATGTGATTGA
- the pilQ gene encoding type IV pilus secretin PilQ: protein MRSNKLLLSLLIMSALATVFAIAQSAPAGAQTPSELNDVQFSTRDGIFELTLVGQNLAEYRKFRLADPFRLVVDLPNTATRYGKNVLHVNGEIVQKIRVSKFNNDGQGTIRIVLDLTRDVRDVQVLPVAEGLKIAVGQETLVRTDSAPAAQEIPVDVIPTQPAAATAPPAAATEAEMTDASIVRIPEPVVKPKALESKPLDNTPSLVLGEAPKMMLAKAGPSADAVNYVQDDAQQTVQYTGEPITLDIKEADIVDFFRLISDIEGLNIVVDPSVSGTISIKVDNVPWDQVFDLAMKNNRLAKVIEGNVVRIGTLDAFKAEEKAREELKRTRETVTDIIKLNYATATELLDKLVPILTESGEIKTDIRTNSLVIRDIPERIAEIRKLVKALDVAEHQVEIEARIVQASRDYARSLGVQVGFVVGNLERITIGGPNTYGTIGGSRPSQTPKSAYNAGDGSTGRGASTAQASENAAISVGTEGNNRTGNYNWSFPASQATSGIGISVGNILDTFLLDASLTAAESSGLVRVISQPKVQAQNNRQAMIEQGLQFPVQVVENNTISVRFFSASLKLSVLPQITEEGTVLLKITVENNRADFVNTVNNIPSIITSMSSTEVLVADGGTTVIGGILIDSDQTNNDKVPLFGDIPILGHAFRRDSKSKETKEILFFLTPRIIR from the coding sequence ATGCGGTCCAATAAATTGCTCCTTTCGCTGTTGATCATGAGTGCATTGGCCACTGTGTTCGCGATCGCTCAAAGCGCACCGGCCGGCGCCCAGACGCCCAGCGAGTTGAATGATGTCCAGTTTTCGACTCGCGACGGGATCTTCGAACTCACGCTGGTTGGCCAGAACCTCGCAGAATATCGCAAATTCAGGCTGGCCGATCCCTTCCGCCTGGTGGTCGATCTGCCCAACACGGCGACCCGTTACGGCAAGAACGTGCTGCATGTGAACGGCGAGATCGTCCAAAAAATTCGGGTATCCAAATTCAACAACGACGGCCAAGGCACAATCCGCATCGTGCTGGATCTGACCCGGGACGTGCGCGACGTGCAGGTACTGCCGGTGGCGGAAGGTTTGAAGATCGCGGTGGGACAGGAAACCCTGGTCCGGACTGATTCTGCGCCGGCGGCCCAGGAGATTCCGGTGGATGTCATCCCCACCCAACCCGCCGCGGCAACCGCCCCGCCGGCTGCCGCCACCGAGGCGGAGATGACGGACGCCAGCATCGTCCGTATCCCCGAACCGGTGGTCAAGCCGAAAGCACTGGAGAGCAAGCCCCTGGACAACACGCCGTCTCTGGTCCTGGGCGAGGCTCCGAAGATGATGTTGGCCAAGGCCGGCCCGTCGGCGGATGCGGTGAACTACGTCCAGGACGATGCTCAGCAGACGGTGCAATACACCGGCGAACCCATCACCCTGGATATCAAGGAAGCGGACATCGTCGACTTCTTCCGACTCATCAGCGACATCGAGGGGCTGAATATCGTCGTCGATCCGAGCGTCTCCGGCACCATTTCAATCAAGGTCGACAACGTGCCGTGGGATCAGGTATTCGACCTGGCGATGAAGAACAACCGCCTGGCCAAGGTCATCGAGGGGAACGTCGTGCGCATCGGCACTCTGGATGCCTTCAAGGCGGAAGAGAAGGCCCGGGAAGAACTGAAGCGGACCCGTGAAACCGTCACGGACATCATCAAGCTGAATTACGCCACCGCCACCGAGCTGCTCGACAAGCTGGTGCCCATTCTGACCGAATCGGGCGAAATCAAGACCGACATCCGGACCAACTCGCTGGTCATCCGGGATATCCCAGAACGGATCGCCGAGATCCGCAAGCTGGTCAAGGCCCTGGATGTGGCGGAGCATCAGGTGGAGATTGAAGCCCGGATCGTGCAGGCCAGCCGCGACTATGCCCGCAGCCTGGGTGTCCAGGTCGGCTTCGTGGTGGGCAACCTGGAGCGGATCACCATCGGCGGCCCGAACACTTACGGGACGATCGGCGGCTCCCGGCCATCCCAAACGCCCAAGTCAGCCTACAACGCCGGCGATGGCAGCACCGGCCGCGGCGCCTCCACAGCCCAGGCATCCGAGAACGCCGCCATCAGCGTGGGCACGGAAGGCAACAACCGGACCGGCAACTACAACTGGTCCTTCCCTGCTTCCCAGGCCACCAGCGGCATCGGCATTTCCGTGGGCAACATCCTCGACACCTTCCTGCTGGACGCCTCGCTGACCGCCGCCGAAAGCAGCGGCCTGGTGCGGGTCATCAGCCAGCCCAAGGTACAGGCTCAGAACAACCGCCAGGCCATGATCGAGCAAGGTCTCCAGTTCCCGGTCCAGGTTGTTGAGAACAACACCATTTCGGTGCGCTTCTTCTCCGCTTCGTTGAAGCTCAGCGTGCTGCCACAGATCACCGAGGAGGGCACGGTGCTGCTCAAGATCACCGTGGAGAACAATCGGGCCGATTTCGTCAACACGGTCAACAACATTCCGTCGATCATCACCAGCATGTCCTCCACCGAGGTGCTGGTGGCGGACGGCGGAACCACTGTGATCGGCGGCATCCTGATCGATTCCGATCAGACCAACAACGACAAGGTGCCGCTGTTCGGCGACATCCCGATCCTGGGGCACGCGTTCCGCCGCGACTCCAAATCCAAGGAGACGAAGGAGATCCTGTTCTTCCTGACACCGAGAATCATCCGCTGA